AGGTGGTGGTTTTATAGGTTTTAATCTGAAGCACGCTGTACACCTACAGCGGATGGTGAGCATTTTAAACTGGATTCAGACACACATTCCCCTGCCTATttattttaattaattaattaatgcaTTTAATAATTTTCCGGCCTCTTTATGTGGTCCATTCCAGTGGCACGTCTATCAAACAGACTTTCTATTACATTATATACAGAAACACAGTCAGTTTCTAGTTAAGAAGCCATTGAGTGTCTTACTTCATACtgtttcctgtttgagtttcctTCTCGtccacagacagaggagacattcCTGAAGGAGAATTCACGGATGAGCACTATCAGTAGAGAGCAGCCCTGGATTTACCCCAATTGCACCCTGTGCCTAGAACAGGAAATCATTGATGACCTTCATGTTTGAGTTGAAAGAAGAAAATCTCCAATTATAGCTGTTCAAATCTGAAGAATGCCCTCTGTAAGCAAATGCCGACCTATTTTTAGGTTGAATGTAAACCCAAGCTATTTATAAGATCAATAATCTACATACCGAATTCTAATATTTATGGATGTAATCTCTAACTACGAAACTGTTTTAGTCCTAGGAATGTCTCCTTAGGACCTGCCACATAGTTGACATATCAGTCTCCAGATTCCATAAATTCTTCCAAAACTGATAACTGAATGCATTTCTAAGACATTCCACCTTGAAAGTATACACATTTCCTGAGTATAATGTAAATATGCAATATTATGCTAAACTAAATTTAGACCACTTCAATTTATATTTAACCCCTGTCTCGGCACAATAGCGCAAAAAGATGGATAATTCACTTCACAAGTAGATTCACTCATTATAAATCTACGGAATTAAATTAATTGTTTCCACTTGTCCTACTGGTGTCCTCTGCTGTTTACTGTTGATCATAGGAATCCTTTCACTGCTATTGTTGACACTGTCTTTGTTTGTCCTTCAGGAAATCCCTGAAACTGAATATTAATTGTTGCTAAGAGACCAAACTACAACAGAAAACACACTTGAGGAAATTTTTAtgagtttagagagagagagagagagagagagagagagatgcagatatATCAAGCCTTATCCTGTTTATTGAGTAGTTGTTGTAAAGTACATGACCAAAAATATGTgcattcatatggagttggtcccccctttactgctataacaggctttccactagatgttggaacattgctgcagggacttccCTTCACTGggagatttcccttcactggaacttagGCGTCTAGGccgaacaatgaaaaacagctccagaccgttgttcctcctccaccaaactttacagttggcactatgcagtcgggcaagtagcgttctcctggcatccaccaaacccagattcgtccgtcagactgccagatggtaaagcttgattcatcacttcagagaacatgtttccactgctccagagtccaaaaaGGGCGAGCTTTACCACtactccagctgacacttggcattgtgcatggtggtcttaggcttgtgtgctgctgctcagccatgaaaacccatttcatgaagctcccgatgaacagttattgagCTGTCGTTGCTTccggaggcagtttggaactcggtagtgagttttGAAATTGAGGACATATTTTTTTctttcagcactcggcggtccatgtgagtttgtgtggcaTACAACGttgtggctgagctgttgttgctcctagatgtttccacttcacaataacagcacttgcagttgaccaaggcagctctagcaggatagaaatttgacgaactgacttgttggaaaggtggcatcctacaaGTGTGACGGTGCCACATttgaagtcactgagctcttcagtaaggccattctactgccaatgtttgtctatggagattgcgtggctgtgtgctagattttatacacctgtcagcaacgggtgtggctgaaatagccgaatccactcatttgtatatatttgtatattaGTGTAtttatgtgtgagagagagagactctcagTCACACATAAACACAGTGTCTGAGGGGTTTACATGAGTATCATGGGAATGGATCTGAAGTCAGATGTCTTCCGTTCATTCAGGTGGCTGTCGGTTGGAGCCTGGAAGTGCTGAGGAGAGCAGCTCTTCAGGCCCCTAATCAGCCCTCTTTCCCTGGGCCTCCATCCTGCACTTCCCCCTTCCCCACAATAATAACCGTCCCTGTCATTATTCAATGTTTCCTCATGTGAACCCTTAATAAAGGATGCTTCTGAAAATATGTGTTGGTGAATCTGAGTGGGATGTGTTTTAATTTTAGCATGGAGCTCTGCCTGTCTGGCCCTATGCCCTGCCACAATGCTTGACGAGTCAATAGTTTGCACTGGTTTAGCCCAGTCAGGTTGGGGCAGAGTGGGATAAACATTTTCATAACTGGATAAACATTTGGCAGCCAGAGGCATACGATTTGGGAGATGTGTAATATTTTTTGGCATATTTTTAGAGCCTTTGTGagatgttttaaaatgaaacaggAAGTTTGGAAGTTTATGCCCCTGGCGCCATTTCCCTCCCAACGCCCGGGGACGAGAAATACACAGGGCTAGAGATAAAACAGTATGTCAACAGCCTGGCTTCTGCCAACGGCTGGACAAGCAATAACTCTTGACAGCCTCTCAGTCCACTCCAGTTTGTTGATATAACTAATAAATATTCCAGATCATTTGTAGCCAGTCATCCATCATAATAGAAATTCAAAAGAAACTCGTTCTTTATAAATTAATCTGTTGAAATGTTGTATAATTTGGTGCACCACACATTTGAATATGTTACATGTAGCATTCATATTAGAGTATTTTCTGTTaattactacaacaacaacaaaaatgtaaagGTTCTTTTAGATATATTTATAGGACATATTTGGTTGGGAAACACTATTTTATCAATAAGAGTACATTTTGACAACAACAGAACAAACCATATGAATAATAATGCTAAACATGTCATGTTTAAAACGTGTAACGTAATTTCCATACATCTCAATAGTAACAATAGGTTGGGGGAAAAAATATAATTTCAATAAATACATTTGGGAGTGGACATGCTGTACACGCTAAACCCTCTCAAGTGTTCAGGGCCCCTATAGGCTACCCCACTGGTGATCATTTTACTACAGGGGCTCCGGCTGGCATGTGGACGGGCCAAAGTACTGTTCAAACTCACTGGGGTCCAGATCATAGAGCATGTCCAGCTGAACCTGCTCCAGGTAGAACTCCAGGGAGGGGCCAGTAGGGGGACACAGCTGGGGGCCCGAGGCCCTGAAGTCCCCTTGCTCCACTTGAGACATAGCACAGGCTGGGTTGGGGAGCCCACACTGCTGCAGCCCATGCTGGGTAGAGTAGTACGGATGAGGCTCTGTTGGGTATGCCTCAGTGTTAGAGTACATTAGAGGCTTGTTAGAGAATGTGGCTGCTGGATTTGTGTAAATTAACCTGTCTGGGAAGGTCTCCCTGGGAAGATGGGAAAAGTATGCCTGGGAGGATGGGTAGGTGGCTGGATGTGGGTAGGCTTGCTGCTGATGGGACTGGTTCTGGATGAGGTAGTTGAGGTCATAAGGCATGTTAAAGCCTTTACtgcagagggtggagagagggacagtggccTCCACAGGCAGGGGCCCTTTGGGGCCCTTCTTCAGCTGCTTCTTCCTGCGAGGCCGGTACTTGTAGTTGGGATGGTCAATGGTGTGCTGTACTCTCAGGCGCTCTGCCTCCTGCATGTAGGGCCGCTTCTCTGCCAGAGACATGGCCTTCCAGGTCTTACCTGCAGCAAAACAATCATGTCAGTTATCAGTATATAATTGTTGAAATATGAATAGTCTCGTCATAGTTTTAATTTAAATGGGAATTATTTGAATGAAACGTACCGAGAATTTTGCTGAGGTCGGTATTCTCCAGGTCAGGGTTGAGTTGGGCCAAGCGTCTGCGTTCCTCCTTGGTCCAGATAATGAAGGCGTTCAGCGGCCTTCTGACCCGCGTCTCTGCGGATGATTTCGGCTCAGGACTGGCGCAGCTGGAGTCAGAGTTGATCGAGATAGGACTGGTTGGGCCAGAGCCGGGGGACTTCGCCTCGGACATCAGCTCACTCTGGGAAGACTCACAGTAGAACTTGTCGCTTTCAAACATGGCTTTCGTTGGGCACAGTTCGAAATGTGTGGAGATCGGATCAAAGTACATGGTTACTATCTTTTTAACCTTTGACGTTGCTCTCCTACTCCAGTATTGATGGTGACCGGCTATATGCGCACCTTCCACCAATGGGAGCCCAGGAGGAGTGGATTTAAGGTGTGAAATCCAGGTGTTTTCTCAAGTCATTGAAAGTCCTTGATGCTTCAATCTATCATCAGTCATTCATCAGTCATGAAACCGAAATTGACATTTAATGTTAAATCAAAAGAATACACGTACGCCTATTATTTCCTTTTCGACAAAAATGAATTTAGAATATCCCTTTTAAAATGTTTCGTGATAAATGCTGTCATGATTCGCTGCAATGAATGCTCGATTGCATCACGACAATCTTGGCAAAGTTGACATAGGCCTAGATGTCTTCACAGGCTGTTAATAAGGTATTCATTGCGGATTTACTTTTTAAGAAGCTGGCAAATTCCTATGCCGAAAATGAATCGGATGACTACTTTAGTCCCCCTTTGATATatctttctgtttttttattgAGGCATTACCTTTTCCTGTGTGTGATTAACAAAACGAGATAAATTGGCCGTCACTCTAACATTAAAGTTATGTGGCAGTACTTTAGTTATTCATTAAAAGACCACGGGCCACGTGCAAATTGCCCTCTCCTCTTATCAGGTCCACTGTCTCTATCAAAGCACATTTTACAGGGCGGTAACAAACATGATCAAGGCAGCGCTATTATAAGATTAAGGCGCACAAGTGTTTACCGCTAACAAAAGAGGTATATCAACTTTTGAAAAGGCCGCATTACAAGCTCACCTTTGTGTGTGACAATGGTCTATTTCAAGTCGATTCatcagtaggtctataataaAATAAATAGGCTATTGAGCTAATGCCATCTTGGACATGCTGTGGGTGTTCATGGGTTAACACAAGGACCTATCCAGTATGTCATATCCAGTAATACATATGTAAGAAAAATATGTAGCCTATTTTAAACAGGCCTTTTTGACAGCTTGGCGTGCATGGTCGTGTTGCCTTTGCCCTGTCAGGTTTTTCGGAGTGATAAGATTTGCACAGGAAGTCCTAAAAGGTCAGGAAGGAAAATATATTGGAGTTGTGTGGTACAAGGGACAGTGTAACCCCCCAGAGAGCTAGGGCGAGCTTGTTCTCATATAAACATGCTTAATTTTTACAACTCCTGAGATTGTTCATGAACTCACAAACTTCGATGTCAAAATAACCTCAGCGAGTCAACAAACCCTGGCTGCTCGCGCAGCCTTTGAGTTCAGTCAGTATATTCCTGTTGATTTTCAATTTGCATGACTAGTCTAAAAAAGTCTTAACATTACATAATTCCTCTCGGTTTCATCTGATAATCCCACTCTATTTTCTTTGATTACACATCTGATTATACATCCCATCAACTTCAACAATGGAGGCTAGGGTCATTACAAGCAGTTTATGTCGATGTGGAATCAAGACTACATAGAGGAACGCCCGTCATCCATTCTGGCCTGTACCTGCAACGTTTTCTTTGTGGCTAGACGACTTGCTGTCATGTCTTCAGTCTCTGCTGTTAAGATGTCAAAACGGCATATAATGGGTCTTATTGTGAGAATACACACGAAAGTGCGCTTAATTCATTTCGGCCTCCACCTGCACTGTTTTGTAGCGACAGACCAATTGCTGTTATGTAGTCCATGTCTTTAGGCCCCGTAAAAAAAAGGTAATGGATGTTGACACCTTGGTCAAACAGAGTCAGTTCTGATGTTGTGGCCTCCGTTAATTCAATAACAGGGGGGAGGTCGGGGTTTATTTTTCTTTTAGATCCTCCTCTTTTAGACCGTTTAAAGTAGACTCTTCAAAGTAGAGAGATCGGTCTGAGAGTCGGCACAACGAAACTTTGGGCCCGGAGGTGTATGTTTGTGAATCGATACAATCTATGCTTGCTTATTAGACCGTCTAATGGTAACACAACGAAGTAATCGAATTGAAGTGAAGTACTCCAATTGAAGCATAGGCTAGCCACACTAAATGTGGCTGAGTAGGCTATAGCCCTATTTGTTTAAATAGCTCTAGGCCTAGTAAAATATGTTAATGAGGGTTATATTTTCATGATCTCGCACAGGGTCCGTTGATTGCGCTCTTTGACGTTGCATACGAAACTAATCACGTTAAGTTATATAGCCCAATGGACATTTCAAATGATTTTTTCAAATTCATTTTcgttattgtttattagtttacaaACGAATGAGTTAAATACATACATTTTGTAGGAATATAGCCCATGTCATATACTTTATTAGATGTCCAAACGATCGAGTTATACGACACAAGGAGTACTTATGTGATAGCAAGTATTACTAGCATAATAAAGccaataaaaaaacatgttttttgtatACCCGCAAAATGTATTTcaatgtttttcagggactgtaAGAAGTAGGGTTAGAATCCACATCCGAGTGTTAGAAAGCACACAGACAGCTGCCGTGAGAAAAGCGCTAATGGATTTAATTAATTCGCTTGAACGACTCAGCATGAATACAATAATGTTAGTTTCGGTTGACGTTTCTGTAAATTGGGCAAATATTGGAGAATTTAGTAATATCTGACATTGAAAGTAGCTCATCTTATTTCCCGCTTAATTATGTTATCTATTTACAGATGATatcgggagtttacatacacttacgctggagtcattacaactcgtttcttgttaacaaactatagttttggcaagtcggttaggacatctactttgtgcatgacgcaagtaatttttccaacaattgtttacagaccaaTTATTTTACTTTATATTTCACTctatcacaatcccagtgggtcagaaggttacatacactaagttgactgtgcccttaaactgcttggaaaactcctgaaaatgatgtcatggctctagaagcttctgataggctgattgacatcatttgagtcagttggaggtgtacatgtggatgtctttcaaggcctaccttcaaactcagtgcctctttgcttgacatcatgggacaatcaacagaaatcagccaataaattgtagacctccacacaaGTCAGATTCAACCTTGGGGGCAATttacaaacacctgaaggtaccacattttatttttatttattttttattttacctttacttaaccaggcaagtcagttaagaacatattcttattttcaatgatggcctgggttggctgcctgttcaggggcagaatgacagatttgtaccttgtcagctcgggggtttgaactcgcaaccttccggttactagtccaacgctctaaccactaggctacgctgccgccccagtacaaacaatagtacgcaagtatgaagGAAGGacacacgttctgtctcctagagatgaacgtacttcaaTGCAAAAAGTGCCactcaatctcagaacaacagcaaaggaccttgtgaagatgctggaggaaacaggtgcaaaagtatctatatccacagtaaaacgagtgctatatcgacataacctgaaaggccgctaagcaaggaagaagccactgctccaaaactgccataaaaaagacagactacggtttgcaactgcacatgggcacaaagatcatactttttggataaatgtcctctgatctcatgaaacaaaaatagaactgtttagccataatgaccattgttttgtttggaggaaaa
This window of the Oncorhynchus keta strain PuntledgeMale-10-30-2019 chromosome 4, Oket_V2, whole genome shotgun sequence genome carries:
- the LOC118382867 gene encoding transcription factor Sox-17-alpha-A, which codes for MYFDPISTHFELCPTKAMFESDKFYCESSQSELMSEAKSPGSGPTSPISINSDSSCASPEPKSSAETRVRRPLNAFIIWTKEERRRLAQLNPDLENTDLSKILGKTWKAMSLAEKRPYMQEAERLRVQHTIDHPNYKYRPRRKKQLKKGPKGPLPVEATVPLSTLCSKGFNMPYDLNYLIQNQSHQQQAYPHPATYPSSQAYFSHLPRETFPDRLIYTNPAATFSNKPLMYSNTEAYPTEPHPYYSTQHGLQQCGLPNPACAMSQVEQGDFRASGPQLCPPTGPSLEFYLEQVQLDMLYDLDPSEFEQYFGPSTCQPEPL